One genomic segment of Bos javanicus breed banteng chromosome 23, ARS-OSU_banteng_1.0, whole genome shotgun sequence includes these proteins:
- the IL17F gene encoding interleukin-17F — protein MTMTVLCDTAVVKFLLLLTLWLTLLGEAAAQKPPRSGDSGLCPTLEDHIVRVDTRIRRRNQGVFFSRNLQNRSISPWDYNITRDANRFPSEIAEAQCRHMGCINAEGQEDRTLNSVPIQQEFLVLRRKQNGCPGLFQLEKVLVTVGCTCVTPMVRHLHDPMADQVADQLS, from the exons ATGACGATGACTGTCCTGTGTGACACGGCCGTG GTCAAGTTCCTGCTGCTGTTGACATTGTGGCTCACCCTCCTGGGGGAGGCGGCAGCTCAGAAACCCCCCAGATCTGGGGATTCTGGCCTCTGCCCCACTCTGGAGGACCACATTGTGAGGGTTGACACCCGTATCCGCAGGCGGAACCAGGGAGTTTTCTTCTCACGCAACTTGCAGAACCGCTCCATCTCCCCCTGGGATTACAA CATCACCCGGGACGCCAACCGGTTCCCCTCTGAGATTGCGGAGGCCCAGTGCAGACACATGGGCTGCATCAACGCGGAGGGACAGGAAGATAGAACCCTGAACTCCGTCCCCATCCAGCAGGAGTTTCTGGTCCTCCGGAGGAAGCAAAACGGCTGTCCTGGCTTGTTCCAACTGGAGAAGGTGCTGGTGACCGTGGGCTGCACCTGCGTCACCCCCATGGTCCGCCACCTGCATGACCCGATGGCAGATCAGGTGGCAGATCAGCTCAGCTGA